In Arthrobacter sp. SLBN-83, one DNA window encodes the following:
- the cysD gene encoding sulfate adenylyltransferase subunit CysD: MSNLSTTTVINASAADAAPAPSPRGIRPSDDARGFDRPDATPGAASAAPALQGTRLSSLDTLESEAIHIIREVVAEFEKPALLFSGGKDSVVMLHLATKAFWPGKVPFPVLHVDTGHNFPEVIDFRDRTVERLGLKLVVGSVQEFIDRGELAERADGTRNPLQTVPLLDAIQQNKFDAVFGGGRRDEDKARAKERILSLRDEFGQWDPRNQRPELWNLYNGRHTVGQHVRAFPISNWTELDIWRYIERENIELPGLYYAHEREVFARDGMWRAVGEVSQPRDGEEVITKTVRYRTVGDMSCTGAVESNAYTVSDVVVEVAASTLTERGATRADDRISEAAMEDRKKDGYF, encoded by the coding sequence ATGAGCAACTTGAGCACGACGACGGTCATCAACGCCTCCGCAGCAGATGCCGCCCCCGCCCCTTCGCCGCGCGGCATTCGTCCTTCGGACGATGCGCGCGGCTTCGATAGGCCCGATGCCACTCCCGGGGCGGCATCTGCTGCTCCGGCTCTGCAGGGAACCCGCCTCAGCAGCCTGGACACCCTTGAATCCGAGGCCATCCATATCATCCGCGAGGTTGTTGCCGAGTTCGAGAAGCCTGCGCTGCTGTTCTCCGGCGGCAAGGACTCTGTGGTGATGCTGCACCTGGCCACCAAGGCCTTCTGGCCGGGCAAGGTCCCGTTCCCGGTGCTGCACGTGGACACCGGGCACAACTTCCCCGAGGTCATCGATTTCCGCGACCGCACCGTTGAGCGGCTTGGCCTGAAGCTCGTGGTGGGCTCCGTGCAGGAGTTCATCGACCGCGGCGAGCTGGCCGAGCGTGCCGACGGGACGCGCAATCCGCTGCAGACCGTCCCGCTGCTGGACGCCATCCAGCAGAACAAGTTCGACGCCGTGTTCGGTGGCGGACGCCGCGACGAGGACAAGGCCCGCGCCAAGGAGCGCATCCTGAGCCTGCGCGACGAGTTTGGCCAGTGGGACCCGCGCAACCAGCGCCCCGAGCTGTGGAACCTGTACAACGGCCGGCACACCGTGGGCCAGCACGTCCGCGCGTTCCCCATCAGCAACTGGACCGAGCTGGACATCTGGCGCTACATCGAGCGTGAGAACATCGAGCTGCCCGGCCTGTACTACGCCCACGAGCGCGAGGTCTTCGCCCGCGACGGAATGTGGCGCGCGGTAGGCGAAGTGTCCCAACCTCGCGACGGCGAGGAAGTCATCACCAAGACCGTCCGCTACCGCACCGTGGGGGACATGTCCTGCACCGGCGCCGTGGAGTCCAACGCCTACACGGTGTCCGACGTGGTGGTTGAAGTTGCCGCCTCCACCCTGACCGAACGTGGCGCCACCCGTGCAGATGACCGCATCTCCGAGGCCGCCATGGAAGACCGCAAGAAGGACGGGTACTTCTAA
- a CDS encoding phosphoadenylyl-sulfate reductase: MAKHLAPAPAKRPTEELKALAEAGAAELGWDAPARDVIAWVERNFDLSAVAVACSMADAVLPALVADQMPGVDVLFLETGYHFPETYATRDEVAANLRVNVVDVLPETTVEQQDRLLGKDLFARDAAQCCALRKVAPLQRTLAGYELWFTGVRRDEAPTRTNTPLVTWDEKNGLVKVNPMAAWTFDQLVQYSDDNLLPVNPLLSQGYPSIGCQPCTRKVAPGEDPRAGRWAGTDKTECGLHV; this comes from the coding sequence ATGGCAAAGCACCTCGCACCCGCGCCTGCCAAGCGCCCTACGGAAGAGCTCAAGGCCCTGGCTGAGGCCGGTGCCGCCGAGCTCGGCTGGGACGCCCCCGCCCGCGACGTCATCGCCTGGGTGGAGCGCAACTTCGACCTGTCCGCGGTCGCCGTCGCCTGTTCCATGGCCGACGCCGTCCTGCCGGCCCTGGTCGCTGACCAGATGCCCGGCGTCGACGTCCTTTTCCTGGAGACCGGCTACCACTTCCCGGAAACCTACGCCACGCGCGACGAGGTGGCAGCAAACCTCCGCGTCAATGTGGTGGACGTGCTCCCGGAGACCACCGTGGAGCAGCAGGACCGGCTCCTGGGCAAGGACCTCTTCGCCCGCGACGCCGCCCAGTGCTGCGCCCTCCGCAAGGTGGCCCCGCTGCAGCGCACCCTCGCCGGCTACGAACTGTGGTTCACCGGAGTCCGCCGCGACGAAGCCCCTACCCGCACCAACACCCCGCTGGTCACCTGGGATGAGAAGAACGGCCTGGTCAAGGTTAACCCCATGGCTGCGTGGACGTTCGACCAGCTGGTCCAGTACTCGGACGACAACCTTTTGCCCGTCAACCCGCTGCTTTCCCAGGGTTACCCCTCCATTGGCTGCCAGCCCTGCACCCGCAAGGTGGCGCCCGGCGAAGATCCCCGCGCCGGCCGCTGGGCAGGAACCGACAAGACAGAATGCGGACTTCACGTATGA
- a CDS encoding nitrite/sulfite reductase translates to MTDTALAGASADSAAPKRPARPSRPAAKPHGQWKVDGKTPLNANETWKQEDDGLNVRERIESIYAKEGFDAIPSQDLHGRFRWWGLYTQRKQGIDGGKTATLEPHELEDKYFMLRVRIDGGALTTEQLRVIGQISVDFARDSADVTDRQNIQLHWIEVENVPEIWRRLEAVGLSTTEACGDVPRVILGSPVAGIAKDEIIDPTPLIAELGERFIGNPIVSNLPRKYKTAITGHPSQDVVHEINDIALVGVRHPELGAGYDLWVGGALSTNPMLGKRLGAFVQPNQAADVWLGVTSIFRDYGYRRMRTKARLKFLLADWGTEKFRQVLEDEYLGYKLADGPAAPKPATPGDHVGVHEQKDGKFFIGATPLGGRLSGSGLVKLADTLEARGSYRLRTTPHQKIVVLDVEKEHVEPLIAELDALGLSARPSVFRRGTIACTGIEYCKLAIVETKMTAASAVAELERRLADLADSGQLPAALSLHINGCPNSCARIQTADIGLKGMMLPTPDGDPSPGFQVHLGGGLANNDREEAGLGRTVRGLKVYVEDLPDYVERVVRRFVADRVEGQTFAEWAHAADEEALQ, encoded by the coding sequence ATGACTGATACAGCTCTAGCCGGAGCGTCCGCGGACTCCGCTGCTCCGAAGCGCCCCGCCCGCCCGTCCCGCCCCGCCGCGAAGCCGCACGGGCAGTGGAAGGTGGACGGCAAGACGCCGCTGAATGCCAACGAAACCTGGAAGCAGGAAGACGACGGCCTGAACGTCCGCGAGCGTATCGAGTCCATCTACGCCAAGGAAGGCTTCGACGCGATCCCCAGCCAGGACCTGCACGGCAGGTTCCGCTGGTGGGGCCTGTACACCCAGCGCAAGCAGGGGATCGACGGCGGCAAGACCGCCACCCTTGAGCCGCACGAGCTTGAGGACAAGTACTTCATGCTCCGGGTAAGGATCGACGGCGGTGCGCTCACCACCGAGCAGCTGCGCGTCATCGGACAGATCTCCGTGGACTTCGCCCGCGACTCCGCCGACGTCACCGACCGCCAGAACATCCAGCTGCACTGGATCGAGGTGGAGAACGTCCCCGAAATCTGGCGCCGCCTCGAAGCAGTGGGCCTGTCCACCACCGAAGCCTGCGGCGACGTTCCGCGAGTGATCCTGGGTTCACCCGTGGCCGGTATCGCCAAGGACGAGATCATCGACCCGACCCCACTCATCGCAGAGCTGGGGGAGCGGTTCATCGGCAACCCGATCGTGTCCAACCTGCCGCGCAAGTACAAGACCGCCATCACCGGCCACCCCAGCCAGGACGTGGTCCACGAGATCAACGACATCGCACTGGTGGGTGTCCGCCACCCCGAACTCGGTGCCGGTTATGACCTCTGGGTGGGCGGCGCGCTGTCCACCAACCCGATGCTCGGCAAGCGCCTGGGCGCCTTCGTCCAGCCGAACCAGGCCGCCGATGTATGGCTGGGCGTCACCAGCATCTTCCGCGACTACGGTTACCGCCGCATGCGCACCAAGGCCCGCCTGAAGTTCCTGCTGGCCGACTGGGGCACGGAAAAGTTCCGCCAGGTCCTCGAGGACGAATACCTGGGCTACAAGCTGGCTGACGGCCCCGCCGCGCCCAAGCCCGCCACCCCCGGCGACCACGTGGGCGTGCACGAGCAGAAGGACGGCAAGTTCTTCATCGGCGCCACCCCGCTGGGTGGCCGGCTCTCCGGCTCCGGCCTCGTCAAGCTCGCCGACACCCTCGAAGCGCGCGGCTCCTACCGCCTCCGCACCACCCCGCATCAGAAGATCGTGGTGCTGGACGTTGAGAAGGAGCACGTGGAGCCGCTCATCGCCGAGCTGGACGCCCTGGGCCTGTCCGCCCGCCCGTCCGTGTTCCGCCGCGGCACCATCGCCTGCACCGGGATCGAATACTGCAAACTGGCCATCGTCGAAACCAAGATGACGGCAGCCAGCGCGGTCGCCGAGCTGGAGCGCCGCCTCGCGGACCTCGCGGACTCGGGCCAGCTGCCTGCAGCCCTGTCCCTGCACATCAACGGCTGCCCCAACTCCTGCGCCCGCATCCAGACGGCGGACATCGGCCTCAAGGGCATGATGCTGCCAACGCCCGACGGCGACCCCTCCCCGGGTTTCCAGGTCCACCTGGGCGGCGGGCTCGCAAACAATGACCGCGAGGAAGCCGGGCTGGGGCGCACCGTCCGCGGCCTGAAGGTGTACGTGGAGGACCTGCCCGATTACGTGGAGCGCGTGGTCCGCCGGTTCGTGGCAGACCGCGTCGAAGGCCAGACCTTCGCCGAATGGGCCCACGCCGCAGACGAGGAGGCACTGCAGTAA
- a CDS encoding sulfate adenylyltransferase subunit 1: MTTEAVLPADLETALPTTLFRFATAGSVDDGKSTLVGRLLHDSKAILADQLDAVARTSADRGFGGDKGGIDLALLTDGLRAEREQGITIDVAYRYFATDRRSFILADCPGHVQYTKNTVTGASTADAVVVLIDARKGVLEQTRRHLSVLQLLRVAHVIVAVNKIDLVDFSESVFRDIEADVQQVGRELGLGSDGISDLLVIPVSALDGDNVVERSERTPWYTGPALLEVLETLPAADELESHLESFRFPVQLVIRPQGALAPDAVSAGLDVEAFRDYRAYAGQITEGSVKVGDQVSVLTPGQDPRTTTVVGIDFAGASLEEAAAPQSVAIRLADEFDVARGDTIAAAGTVREASADLYAALCWLSPKPLREGQKVLVKHGTRTVQAMVRSVSGKLDLSTFKLEGASSLELNDIGHAQLRLAAPLPLENYLHHRRTGAFLVIDPLDGNTLAAGLVKDHPGDHEDERYSI, translated from the coding sequence ATGACCACCGAAGCAGTTCTCCCGGCGGACCTGGAAACAGCCCTGCCCACCACACTCTTCCGCTTCGCCACGGCAGGATCGGTCGACGACGGCAAGTCCACGTTGGTGGGCCGCCTCCTTCACGATTCCAAGGCCATCCTGGCCGACCAGCTCGACGCCGTCGCCCGCACCTCGGCCGACCGCGGCTTCGGCGGCGACAAGGGCGGCATCGACCTGGCCCTGCTGACCGACGGCCTGCGTGCCGAGCGTGAACAGGGCATCACCATCGACGTGGCCTACCGTTACTTCGCCACCGACCGGCGCAGCTTCATCCTGGCCGACTGCCCCGGGCACGTGCAGTACACCAAGAACACGGTGACAGGCGCGTCCACTGCGGATGCCGTCGTCGTGCTCATTGACGCCCGCAAGGGTGTGCTGGAGCAGACCCGCCGGCACCTGTCGGTGCTGCAGCTGCTGCGCGTGGCCCACGTGATCGTGGCCGTGAACAAAATCGACCTGGTGGACTTCAGCGAGTCCGTGTTTCGCGACATCGAAGCCGACGTGCAGCAGGTGGGCCGCGAACTGGGCCTCGGCTCGGACGGCATCAGCGACCTGCTGGTCATCCCCGTGTCCGCGCTCGACGGCGACAACGTGGTGGAACGCTCGGAGCGCACCCCCTGGTACACCGGTCCGGCACTGCTGGAAGTCCTCGAGACCCTTCCGGCCGCCGACGAGCTCGAAAGCCACCTGGAAAGCTTCCGCTTCCCGGTGCAGCTGGTCATCAGGCCGCAGGGCGCCCTGGCACCCGACGCCGTGTCCGCAGGCCTGGATGTGGAGGCCTTCCGCGACTACCGCGCCTACGCGGGCCAGATCACCGAGGGCTCGGTGAAGGTGGGGGACCAGGTGTCCGTGCTGACGCCGGGCCAGGACCCACGGACCACCACCGTGGTGGGCATCGACTTCGCCGGAGCATCACTGGAGGAAGCCGCCGCCCCGCAGTCCGTGGCCATCCGGCTGGCCGACGAGTTCGACGTCGCGCGTGGTGACACCATCGCCGCCGCCGGCACCGTCCGCGAAGCTTCCGCCGACCTCTACGCGGCACTCTGCTGGCTGTCGCCGAAGCCGCTCCGGGAAGGCCAGAAGGTCCTGGTCAAGCACGGCACCCGCACCGTCCAGGCGATGGTGCGCAGCGTCTCCGGCAAGCTGGACCTGTCCACCTTCAAGCTCGAGGGCGCTTCCAGCCTGGAGCTCAACGACATCGGCCACGCGCAGCTCCGGCTCGCCGCCCCGCTGCCGCTGGAGAACTACCTGCACCACCGCCGCACCGGCGCGTTCCTGGTCATCGACCCGCTGGACGGCAACACGCTGGCCGCGGGCCTGGTCAAGGACCACCCGGGCGACCACGAGGACGAGCGCTACAGCATCTAA